The proteins below come from a single Dermatophilaceae bacterium Soc4.6 genomic window:
- a CDS encoding glycosyl hydrolase family 65 protein: protein MIAHPAYTTEPWCLRETSLDLGVLAQGESAFALSNGHIGWRGNLDEGEPCGLPGSYLNGFFEARRLPYAEAGFGYPEAGQTLINVTNGKLIRLVVDDQPFDLRYGQLVSHERVLDFRTGLLTRAVEWVSPGGQRVRVHSTRLVSLAQRSVAAVRYEVEVLDTSARVVLQSELVANESSPPSGGDPREAADLQAPLLSEGHSCTASGAALLHRTAVSDLRLGAAMDHRLDGPPSVEVSSESFDDLGRVTVTATLEPGQRLQLVKFVTYGWSAVRTQPAITDQVAAALTVAVETGWEGLVAEHGAYLDDFWGRADVEVDGDARVQQAVRFGLFHILQASARAEGRAVAAKGLTGTGYDGHAFWDTETFVLPALSYTSPGAAADALRWRFSTLTKARVRATQLGLEGAVFPWRTIDGDECSGYWPAGTAAFHLGADIADAVVRHVLVTGDEAFERGIGLELLTETARLWCSLGHHDPHGHFRIDGVTGPDEYSAVADNNVFTNLMAQHNLRCAADVVERHPDRAHDLGVPADEVAAWRTAAQAMVVAYDDALGVHSQSEGFTSHEVWDFDTTTPEQYPLMLHFPYFDLYRKQVVKQADLVLAMHLRGDAFTAKQKARNFAYYEALTVRDSSLSACTQAVVAAETGHLDLAYDYLTEAALIDLDDLEHNTRDGLHLASLAGTWIALVPGLAGLRESGGSLAFSPRLPAGLTRLRATVGFRGSRLRLTVTPQTTTYDVLEGGPVSLRHDGLPVSVSLGDPVTVPNRASQVGPTPTQPRHRPPLPHRESAT, encoded by the coding sequence ATGATCGCCCACCCGGCCTATACGACCGAGCCGTGGTGCCTGCGTGAGACCAGCCTCGACCTCGGGGTGCTGGCGCAGGGCGAGTCGGCGTTCGCCCTGTCCAACGGGCACATCGGGTGGCGCGGCAACCTCGACGAGGGCGAGCCGTGCGGCCTGCCCGGCTCCTATCTCAACGGCTTCTTCGAGGCCCGCCGGCTGCCCTACGCCGAGGCCGGTTTCGGCTACCCGGAGGCCGGTCAGACGCTCATCAACGTCACCAACGGCAAGCTCATCCGCCTCGTGGTCGACGACCAGCCCTTCGACCTGCGCTACGGGCAGCTCGTCTCGCACGAGCGGGTGCTCGACTTCCGCACCGGGCTCCTCACCCGCGCCGTCGAGTGGGTGTCACCGGGGGGCCAGCGGGTGCGGGTCCACTCGACCCGGCTGGTGTCGCTGGCCCAGCGGTCGGTGGCCGCGGTCCGCTACGAGGTCGAGGTGCTCGACACCTCCGCACGGGTGGTGCTCCAGTCGGAGCTGGTGGCCAACGAGTCGTCGCCGCCCTCGGGCGGCGACCCACGCGAGGCCGCCGACCTGCAGGCGCCCCTGCTGTCGGAGGGACATTCCTGCACCGCGTCGGGTGCGGCACTGCTGCACCGTACGGCGGTCAGCGACCTGCGGCTCGGCGCGGCGATGGACCACCGGCTCGACGGTCCGCCGTCGGTGGAGGTCTCGAGCGAGAGCTTCGACGACCTGGGCCGGGTCACAGTCACCGCGACTCTCGAGCCCGGACAGCGCCTGCAGCTTGTCAAGTTCGTCACCTACGGCTGGTCGGCCGTGCGGACCCAGCCGGCGATCACCGACCAGGTGGCGGCGGCACTGACCGTTGCCGTCGAGACGGGATGGGAGGGGTTGGTGGCCGAGCACGGTGCCTACCTCGACGACTTCTGGGGGAGGGCGGACGTCGAGGTCGACGGCGACGCCCGGGTGCAGCAGGCGGTGCGCTTCGGCCTCTTCCACATCCTGCAGGCGAGCGCCCGCGCCGAAGGGCGGGCGGTCGCGGCGAAGGGGCTGACCGGGACGGGCTACGACGGTCACGCGTTCTGGGACACCGAGACCTTCGTGCTGCCGGCGCTCAGCTACACGTCCCCGGGCGCGGCGGCCGACGCCCTGCGCTGGCGTTTCTCGACGCTGACGAAGGCCAGGGTGCGTGCCACCCAGCTGGGGCTGGAGGGGGCGGTCTTCCCGTGGCGCACCATCGACGGGGACGAGTGCTCGGGCTACTGGCCCGCCGGCACGGCGGCGTTCCACCTCGGCGCCGACATCGCCGACGCGGTGGTGCGCCACGTCCTCGTCACCGGCGACGAGGCGTTCGAGCGTGGCATAGGGCTCGAGCTGCTCACCGAGACCGCCCGGCTGTGGTGCTCCCTCGGGCACCACGACCCTCACGGACACTTCCGGATCGACGGGGTGACCGGTCCGGACGAGTACTCGGCCGTCGCCGACAACAACGTCTTCACCAACCTCATGGCCCAGCACAACCTGCGATGTGCGGCCGACGTGGTCGAGCGCCACCCCGACCGGGCGCACGACCTGGGCGTCCCGGCCGACGAGGTGGCGGCGTGGAGAACCGCGGCGCAGGCCATGGTCGTGGCGTACGACGACGCCCTCGGCGTGCACTCGCAGTCCGAGGGGTTCACCAGCCACGAGGTCTGGGACTTCGACACCACCACGCCGGAGCAGTACCCCCTCATGCTCCACTTCCCGTACTTCGACCTCTACCGCAAGCAGGTGGTCAAGCAGGCCGATCTGGTGCTGGCCATGCACCTGCGCGGCGACGCGTTCACTGCAAAGCAGAAGGCGCGCAACTTCGCCTACTACGAAGCGCTCACCGTGCGCGACTCCTCGCTCTCGGCGTGCACCCAGGCGGTCGTGGCCGCCGAGACGGGTCACCTGGACCTCGCCTACGACTACCTGACCGAGGCCGCGCTGATCGACCTCGACGACCTCGAGCACAACACCCGCGACGGGCTGCACCTGGCCTCACTGGCCGGCACCTGGATCGCTCTCGTACCCGGGCTCGCCGGGCTACGCGAGAGCGGCGGGAGCCTCGCCTTCTCGCCGCGGCTACCGGCCGGGCTCACCCGGCTGCGAGCCACGGTCGGCTTCCGGGGCAGCCGCCTGCGGCTGACCGTGACCCCGCAGACGACGACGTACGACGTCCTCGAGGGAGGGCCGGTGTCCCTGCGGCACGACGGGCTGCCGGTGTCGGTCTCGCTCGGCGACCCGGTGACCGTGCCCAACCGTGCATCGCAGGTGGGTCCGACGCCGACCCAGCCGCGACACCGACCCCCCCTGCCTCACCGCGAGAGCGCCACCTGA
- a CDS encoding beta-phosphoglucomutase family hydrolase translates to MSRSAITTTGLRAGTSACLFDLDGVLTDTATVHAHAWKEMFDRFLTARAQEAHTPYDAFDQVTDYDTYVDGRSRADGTRAFLASRGIALPEGDPGDEPGAPTVAGLAAAKNAIVLRRIRHDGVEPYPGSLRYLKAVRSAGLLTAVVSSSANCAEVLEAAGLTDLFEVRVDGLTAEDQHLAGKPAPDTYLAAAKLLHVEPGESAIFEDALSGVAAGRAGGFGLVVGVDRVGQAAELREHGADVVVDDLADLLGGVDEA, encoded by the coding sequence GTGAGCCGATCCGCGATCACGACGACCGGACTTCGTGCCGGCACCAGTGCCTGCCTCTTCGACCTCGACGGTGTCCTCACCGACACCGCCACGGTTCACGCCCACGCCTGGAAAGAGATGTTCGACCGCTTCCTGACGGCGCGGGCGCAGGAGGCCCACACACCGTACGACGCCTTCGACCAGGTCACGGACTACGACACCTACGTCGACGGCAGGAGCAGGGCCGACGGCACGCGGGCCTTCCTTGCCTCACGTGGGATCGCCCTGCCCGAGGGCGACCCGGGCGACGAGCCCGGCGCACCGACGGTTGCCGGCCTCGCGGCCGCCAAGAACGCCATCGTGCTGCGCCGCATCCGCCACGACGGCGTCGAGCCGTACCCGGGGTCGCTGCGCTACCTGAAGGCCGTGCGGTCGGCCGGTCTGCTGACGGCGGTGGTCTCCTCCAGCGCCAACTGCGCCGAGGTCCTCGAGGCCGCTGGCCTCACTGACCTCTTCGAGGTGCGGGTCGACGGCCTCACCGCAGAGGACCAGCACCTGGCCGGCAAGCCTGCGCCCGACACCTACCTCGCGGCCGCGAAGCTGTTGCACGTGGAGCCGGGGGAGTCGGCGATTTTCGAGGACGCGCTGTCCGGAGTGGCTGCGGGTCGGGCGGGAGGCTTCGGTCTCGTGGTCGGTGTCGACCGGGTCGGGCAGGCAGCCGAGCTGCGTGAGCACGGTGCCGACGTCGTGGTCGACGACCTTGCCGACCTGCTCGGCGGGGTCGACGAGGCATGA